In Thermus aquaticus, the sequence CTAAGGATCCTCTCCGCCTCCTCCGGGCGCTTTCCCTGAAGCTTGTAGCCCCCAAGCTGGCTCGCCGTCTGGGGGGTGAGGCCCACGTGCCCCAGGACCGGCACCCCGGCCCGGGTGAGGCCCTGGACGATCTCCGCCACCTCCTCCCCGCCCTCCAGCTTCACGGCGTTGGCCCCGCCCTCCTTGATAAGCCTCTCCGCCGCCAAGAGGGCCCGGTCTAAGGTGGCGTAGCTGAGATAGGGAAGGTCGGCCACCAGGAAGGTGTTCGGGGCCCCCCGGCGGGCCGCCTTGGTGTGGTGGAGCATCTCCTCGAGGGTCACGGGCACCGTGGAGGGGTGGCCCAGGACCACCATGCCCAAAGAGTCCCCCACCAGGATGGCGTCCACCCCGGCGGCCTCGCATAGGCGGGCGGTGGGGTAATCGTAGGCGGTGAGGTAGACGAGCCTTTTGCCCTTAGCCTCCCGGAAGTCCTTCACCGTGCGCACGGGAAAAGGCTATCATGAGGGGGCGTGGCCGTGTACGAGGACCTGACCCTGAGGCCCAAGACCCTGGACGAGTACATCGGCCAGGAGCGCCTGAAGAAGAAGCTCAAGGTCTACCTGGAGGCCGCCAAGGCCCGGGGAGAGCCCTTGGAGCACCTCCTCCTCTTCGGGCCGCCGGGCCTGGGCAAGACCACCCTGGCCCACGTGATCGCCTACGAGCTTGGGGTCAACATCCGCACCACCTCGGGCCCGGCCATAGAGAAGCCCGGGGACCTGGCCGCCATCCTGGCCAACTCCCTGGAGGAGGGGGACATCCTCTTCATTGACGAGATCCACCGCCTAAGCCGCCAGGCGGAGGAGCACCTCTACCCGGCCATGGAGGACTTCGTCATGGACATCGTCATCGGCCAGGGCCCCGCCGCCAGGACGGTGCGCCTGGAGCTTCCCCGCTTCACCCTGATCGGGGCCACCACCCGCCCGGGCCTCATCACCGCGCCCCTCCGTAGCCGCTTCGGCATCGTGGAGCACCTGGAGTACTACACCCTGGAGGAGCTCATGGAAGGGGTGAAGCGGGACGCCAGGCTCCTGGGGGTGGGCATCACCGAGGAGGCCGCCCGGGAGATCGCCAAGCGGAGCCGGGGGACCATGCGCATCGCCAAGAGGCTCTTCCGCCGGGTGCGGGACTTCGCCCAGGTGGCGGGGGAGGAGGTGATCACCGGGGAGAGGGCTAAGGAAGCCCTAAACGCCCTAGGCCTGGACGAGCTGGGGCTGGAGAAGCGGGACCGGGAGATCCTCGAGGTCCTGATCGGCCGCTTCGGCGGGGGGCCGGTGGGCCTGGGGACCCTGGCCACCGCCCTCTCCGAGGACCCGGGCACCCTGGAGGAGGTCCACGAGCCTTACCTCATCCAGCAGGGCCTCATCAAGCGCACGCCCCGGGGGAGGGTGGCCACGGAAAGGGCCTACCGCCACCTGGGCTACCCGCCTCCCGTGGAACCCCTCCTATGATCCGCGCCAGCCTGGCGGAGCTGGACCTGGGGGAGCTTCTGAAGGCCCTGAGCGTGGGGCGGAAGAGCGCCGTGGTGAGCTTCCAGGGGCGGATCTACGGCCGGGTCCACCTCTATGGGGGCCGGATCCTCTACGCCCGCACCGAGCCCGGCCCCCACCTGGGGGAGTACCTGGTGCGCCTGGGCCACCTCACCCTGGAGGAGGTCCAAACCCTGGTGGAGCGCCAGGGCCGGGAAAGCCCCGGGACCCCTCTGGGGGCCCTGGCCCTGGAGCTGGGCCTCATCGGGGAGGAGGAGCTTCTTGAGGCGCTAAAGGCCCAGGTCCTCGAGGCCCTGGCCACCCTGCTGGGGGAAAAGGAGGGGGAGGTTCTGGCCGAGCCCCTGGACGAGGGGAGCCAGGTGGCCCTTCCCCAGACCCTGGACACGGACTGGACCCTGATGGAGGCCGCCCGCCTTCTGGACGAGTGGCGGCGGGGCCAGGTGGACCCCGACGAGGTCCTCCACCTGGCGGAAGACCCCACTCGCCACCCCCTTTCCCCGGAGGCCTGGGCGGTGCTGGAGCTATTGGACGGGGTCCGGCGGGCCAGGAGCGTGGCCCTCCTCTCCGGCCTTCCCGAAGAGGGGGTCTACCACCTCCTCCACGAGCTGAAAAGCCGGGGCCTGGTCCGCCCCTCCACCCTCCTGGCCGAGGACCCCCTGGTAGTGGTCCTGGCGGAAAGCGGCGTGGTCAGGCGGCTTCTCCTCTACCTTTTGGAGGCCCACCGCTTCCGGGTCCTTCTGGCCAAGGACCAGGAGGGCCTCCTCCGGCTCCTGAAGGAGCGGCCCAAGGGGGTCATCCTTCAGGGGGAAAGGGCCCTGGAGGCGGCCAGGAGGGTGCGGGCCACCCTCGAGGGGAGACTGGCCTCCATCTACCTGGTGAGCGACACCCCGCCCGGCCTCCTCGCCAGGCCCCTTCGGCTCCTCCACCTGCCCAAGCCCCTCAGAGCCCAGGAGGTGCTGAAGGCTCTGGAGCCCTTGCGGCAAGGGGCCCGCTAGGCTTTTCTGGGGCCCCCACCGCGGCAAAAGCCGCGGTGGGGTACTCAGTTGGGCCGCCGCCCCTCCCTGAGGAGGGCCTCCGCCCGCTCCTTGTAGGCCAGAAGGGCCTGGTGCCACTCGTCCGCGGGGTGGACGTGGGGCAGAACCGCCTCGGCCCGGACCAGGATCTCCTCGGGGGAGCGGTAGCCCAGCTGGACCAGGGTGTCCACCACCATCTCCTGGGCCCCCACCCACTCCCGGCTTCCCTCCTCGGCCCGCTCCGCCGCCTGGCGGTAGTGGGCGAGGGCCTCCTCTAGGTGCATGAGGTCGTAGGCGATGTGGCCCAGGATCAGCTCCCCCGAGGCCTCGGCCCCCAGGGCCATGGCCTCCTTGGCGGCCTCCTCCGCCTCCCCGTAGCGCCCCTGGCGGTAGAGGGCCTCCGCCAGGTCGGCC encodes:
- the panB gene encoding 3-methyl-2-oxobutanoate hydroxymethyltransferase produces the protein MRTVKDFREAKGKRLVYLTAYDYPTARLCEAAGVDAILVGDSLGMVVLGHPSTVPVTLEEMLHHTKAARRGAPNTFLVADLPYLSYATLDRALLAAERLIKEGGANAVKLEGGEEVAEIVQGLTRAGVPVLGHVGLTPQTASQLGGYKLQGKRPEEAERILRGALALEAAGAYGVVLEMVPALLAKEITERLSVHTVGIGAGPHTDAQVLVFHDVVGLYGEFKPRFVKRYLEAGRLIQEALSQYVAEVREGVFPGEEHSF
- a CDS encoding DUF4388 domain-containing protein codes for the protein MIRASLAELDLGELLKALSVGRKSAVVSFQGRIYGRVHLYGGRILYARTEPGPHLGEYLVRLGHLTLEEVQTLVERQGRESPGTPLGALALELGLIGEEELLEALKAQVLEALATLLGEKEGEVLAEPLDEGSQVALPQTLDTDWTLMEAARLLDEWRRGQVDPDEVLHLAEDPTRHPLSPEAWAVLELLDGVRRARSVALLSGLPEEGVYHLLHELKSRGLVRPSTLLAEDPLVVVLAESGVVRRLLLYLLEAHRFRVLLAKDQEGLLRLLKERPKGVILQGERALEAARRVRATLEGRLASIYLVSDTPPGLLARPLRLLHLPKPLRAQEVLKALEPLRQGAR
- the ruvB gene encoding Holliday junction branch migration DNA helicase RuvB, which translates into the protein MYEDLTLRPKTLDEYIGQERLKKKLKVYLEAAKARGEPLEHLLLFGPPGLGKTTLAHVIAYELGVNIRTTSGPAIEKPGDLAAILANSLEEGDILFIDEIHRLSRQAEEHLYPAMEDFVMDIVIGQGPAARTVRLELPRFTLIGATTRPGLITAPLRSRFGIVEHLEYYTLEELMEGVKRDARLLGVGITEEAAREIAKRSRGTMRIAKRLFRRVRDFAQVAGEEVITGERAKEALNALGLDELGLEKRDREILEVLIGRFGGGPVGLGTLATALSEDPGTLEEVHEPYLIQQGLIKRTPRGRVATERAYRHLGYPPPVEPLL